One segment of Pseudomonas sp. FP2196 DNA contains the following:
- the gspG gene encoding type II secretion system major pseudopilin GspG: MDIAPCTPPEPSPRKPRGQQGFTLIEIMVVVVILGILAAMVVPKVLDRPDQARATAAKQDIGGLMQALKLYRLDHGTYPSMNQGLKVLVERPADAKNSNWRSYLERLPNDPWGRPYQYLNPGANGEIDIFSLGADGQPDGDGVNADIGSWQL, translated from the coding sequence ATGGATATCGCACCGTGCACACCGCCTGAGCCGTCGCCGCGCAAGCCCCGTGGGCAGCAGGGTTTTACCCTGATCGAGATCATGGTGGTGGTGGTGATTTTGGGGATTCTGGCGGCGATGGTGGTGCCCAAGGTGCTCGACCGTCCGGATCAGGCGCGGGCGACGGCGGCGAAGCAGGACATTGGCGGTTTGATGCAGGCGTTGAAGTTGTATCGCCTCGATCATGGCACTTACCCGAGCATGAATCAGGGTTTGAAAGTGCTGGTGGAGCGGCCGGCGGATGCGAAGAACAGCAACTGGCGTTCGTACCTGGAGCGTCTGCCGAATGATCCGTGGGGCCGTCCTTATCAGTACCTCAACCCGGGCGCCAACGGCGAGATCGATATCTTCTCGCTCGGTGCTGATGGCCAGCCGGACGGCGACGGCGTCAATGCCGATATCGGTTCCTGGCAGCTGTAA
- the gspI gene encoding type II secretion system minor pseudopilin GspI, whose product MPARSRESGFTLIEVLVALAIIAVAMSAAVRVAGLMTQSNGVLRDRSIAMIAAQSRMAELQLEGRLPIGLKAQDCDQGRLLLRCEQAIATAENGRLLKVGIQVFDRNQDAPPLARLETLLSRPL is encoded by the coding sequence ATGCCTGCTCGCTCCCGAGAAAGCGGATTCACCCTGATAGAAGTGCTGGTGGCGCTGGCGATTATTGCCGTGGCGATGTCGGCGGCCGTGCGCGTGGCGGGGTTGATGACGCAGAGCAATGGGGTGTTGCGGGATCGGTCGATTGCGATGATTGCGGCACAGAGCCGGATGGCTGAGCTGCAATTGGAAGGTCGATTACCGATAGGACTAAAGGCGCAGGACTGTGACCAAGGACGTCTGCTACTCCGCTGCGAACAAGCCATAGCAACAGCCGAAAACGGCCGATTGCTCAAAGTCGGCATCCAGGTTTTCGACCGCAACCAGGACGCCCCGCCGTTGGCCCGACTAGAAACCCTACTAAGCCGCCCCCTGTAG
- a CDS encoding EcsC family protein: MQVLDWAYERSVNGFSGLDSAEELAASYAKEESPAYDQANSLIRWQNTKSATSGFITGLGGLITLPVALPANITSVLFVQIRMIAAIAHLGGYDVKDDKVKTLVFACLTANSAKEVLKDIGIAVGNKLAMNAVKSISGKTLIEINKKVGFKLFTKFGEKGVINLGKAVPLLGGLIGGSFDAYTTNTIGNVARDTFTPKDVATA; this comes from the coding sequence ATGCAGGTACTCGATTGGGCCTACGAGAGATCTGTGAATGGGTTCTCCGGTCTTGATTCCGCCGAGGAGCTCGCAGCCAGCTACGCCAAGGAAGAAAGCCCTGCTTACGATCAAGCTAACTCCCTGATTCGCTGGCAGAACACCAAATCGGCCACCTCAGGCTTCATTACCGGCCTGGGTGGATTAATTACACTGCCCGTAGCGTTGCCCGCCAACATCACAAGTGTGCTTTTCGTACAAATTCGCATGATCGCCGCCATCGCCCACCTAGGTGGCTACGATGTGAAGGATGACAAGGTAAAGACCCTCGTTTTCGCCTGTCTCACAGCCAACTCCGCCAAAGAAGTGCTGAAAGACATCGGTATTGCCGTGGGCAACAAACTCGCGATGAACGCCGTGAAGTCGATTTCCGGTAAGACTTTGATAGAGATAAACAAAAAGGTCGGCTTCAAGCTGTTCACCAAGTTTGGTGAAAAAGGCGTGATCAATCTTGGCAAAGCCGTGCCGCTGCTGGGAGGCTTGATTGGCGGAAGTTTCGATGCCTACACGACCAACACCATCGGTAATGTAGCGCGCGATACATTTACACCAAAAGACGTGGCGACTGCATAA